Genomic segment of Myxococcus stipitatus:
CACGGGCAGCCACGAGGTGCGCGGCAAGACGCTGGGCATCATCGGCTACGGGCACATCGGCTCGCAGCTGGGCGTGCTGGCCGAGTCGCTGGGCATGCGCGTGCTGTACTTCGACGTGATGACCAAGCTGCCCCTGGGCAACTCGCGCGCGGTGGCCACGCTGGACGAGCTGCTGGCGCAGTCCGACTTCGTCACGCTCCACGTCCCCGCCCTGACGTCCACGCACATGATGATGGGCGCCGAGCAGCTGGCGAAGATGAAGAAGGGCGCCTGCCTCATCAACGCCAGCCGGGGCACCGTGGTGGACATCGCTGCGCTGGCGGCCGCGCTGCGCTCCAAGCACCTGGGCGGCGCCGCGGTGGACGTCTACCCGGAGGAGCCGGAGGGCAACTCGGATGGATTCGTCACCGAGTTGCAGGGGATTCCCAATGTCGTCCTCACGCCACACATCGGCGGCTCCACGGAGGAGGCGCAGGCGTCCATCGGCAAGGAGGTGGCCACCAGCCTCTCCAAGTTCTTCCGGACGGGCGCGACGACGGGCGCGGTGAACTTCCCCATGGTGGAGGCGCCGCTCATCCCCGGCACGCACCGCATCCTCAACGTGCACCGCAACATCCCGGGCGTGCTGCGCGACATCAACCGCATCGTCTCGGACCTGAACGCGAACATCCACGCGCAGGTGCTCAGCACGGACTCCAACATCGGCTACCTGGTCATGGACCTGGACCAGGACGTGTCCCGCCCGGTGTGCGACGCCATCGCCGGCCTGACGACGGACATCAAGACGCGCATCGTCTCCTGACGCGCGTCCCGCGCCGCGCTCAGGGGTCCAGAATCTTCCCGGGGTTGAGCACGCCCCGGGGGTCCAGGGTCCGCTTGAGCGCGCGCAGGAGCGCCAGCTCCTCCTCCGTGCGCGAGTAGCCCAGGTAGTCCTTCTTGAGCAGGCCGATGCCGTGCTCGGCGGAGATGCTGCCCGCGTGCTTGCGCACCAGCTCGAACATGGTGGGGTCCGCCTGCTTCGTGTGGGCCAGGAACTCCGCCTTGTCCATGGCGTCCGGCTTCATCACGTTGACGTGCAGGTTGCCGTCGCCAATGTGGCCGAAGAGGCAGATTTCCCACCCCGGGTAGCGCGCCTCGAAGACGGACTCCAGCTCCGCGCAGAAGGCCTCCAGGCCCGCGACGGGCAGCGAGATGTCGTTCTTGTGGGGCAGGCCCGTGGCGGACAGGCTCTCGCTGATGCCCTCGCGCAGCGCCCACAGCTCGGAGGCCTGCGCCGCGCCCTGCGCCTGGGTGCCGTCCGTCACCAGGCCGCGCTCGAAGAGCGAGCCCAGCCACGCCTCCACCGCCGCGGCGTCCTTGGCCTCCGCCTCCAGCAGCACGTAGCAGCCGCTGGGGGCCTCGAAGGGTGAGCGCAGCTTGCGGTGGCGCTGCACGCGCGCCAGGCACCGGTCCGTGAAGAACTCGTAGGCGGAGATGATGAAGGCCGTCTGCTGGCGCGCGTCCCGGAACAGCCGCAGCACGGCGGCCACGTCCGGCACGGCGAAGAGGAAGACGTCCTGCTTGCCGGGGACCTGGGTGAGCTTGAGGGTGGCCTCGGTGATGACACCCAGGGTGCCCTCGCTGCCGATGAAGAGCTGGCGCAGGTCCAGGCCGGTGTTGTTCTTCTCCAGCGCGCCATTGAGCTCCAGCACGCGGCCCTCGGCCGTCACCACCTGGAGGCCCAGCACCCAGTTGCGGGTGAGGCCGTAGCGGATGACCTTCACGCCGCCCGCGTTGGTGGCGATGTTGCCGCCCACCGTGCTGGAGCCCTTGGAGGCGAAGTCCACTGGCCAGGTGAGGCCATGCTCGGCGCAGTGCCGGTGCACCGCCTCCGTCACCGCGCCAGCCTGCACCCGCACCGTGTTGCCGAGCAGATCCACCGGGCCCAGATGGGCCATGCGTTGAAAAGACAACACCACCTCGCCCTTCGAGGCCACCGCGCCGCCCGCGAGCCCCGTGCGCCCGCCGGAGGGCACCACCGCGACGCCGTGCTGGTGGCACAACGCGAGCAGTCGGGACACCTCGTCCGTGGTGCGCGGCAGGGCCACCGCGCTGGGGGCCGGAGCGTAGACGCGCGTCCAGTCTCGACCGTACTCGCTCAATTCCTCCGGCTCCCGCGTGAGGAAATCTACGGGGAACCCCTCGGTGAGGGCTTGGAGGAAGGCTGCGGGGAGCGGGGCGCTGGACATGCCCCAGGCGTATTGCAGGTCTCCCTCCGTGACAAGGTGCGGCGGGGCATCCTCCGCCTGGCGGGTCGGCTGGGGCGCAGAAGAAATGGGCCAGCAAATAAACCCCACTGCGTATTCATAGCCGGCGACGTGCTGGTTGGACCCTGTCGCCCCCCCAGAGGTTGGCCGCCCATGTCCCTGCGCAGAATCCTGCACACCCCCGCAGTGCTGCTGTCCCTCCTGACGCTGGCGCCCACCGCGTGGGCCGCGGAGCCCATCGTCTTCGTGGCGGTGGACAGCTACAACGTCAAGCAGACGAACCAGTTTGAAGTCACGGGCCTCGTCCTGGGGGAGGGCACGCCCAGGACCATCACCTTCTTTCTTTCGACCTCGTCGTCCGTCGACGTCAGCCAGCACCTGTCGCGGTGCGACCGGCTGGCCCTGATGGCCATGAACAAGCCGGGCGCCTACCGCTTCGAGGTGCAGAGAGGCTCCTCCTCCTTCGAACTCTCCTGCCGCCTGACGCGCACGGCGTCGATTCCGGCCCCCTGAACGAAAGGCGGGCTCCACACATGGCAACCCTGAGAAGCCTCGGGCTGACGCTCGTGCTGGCGGTGTCAGGTCTCCTGTCCGCGTGTTCCGACCCCAACGGCTCCCTCCCCGATTGGGAAGAGCCACTCCCCCACCCCAGCCGACAGGACTCGGACGGAGATGGCGTCCTCAACGCCACCGACTGCGCCCCCAACGACCCCGCCCGGTGGCTGGCTTCGTCCGCCTTCGAGGACAAGGATGGCGACGGCTGGGGATTCGGCGTCGCGCAGTCCGCGTGTACCGCCAACGTCCCGACGCAAGGCTGGGCCGCGCGGACGGGGGACTGCGACGACTCGGACAAGACCCGCTGGCGCGTCGTGAAGGACCTGTATCCGGACCAGGATGGGGACGGTGCCACGGGCCAGCAGCCCGTGGAGGGCTGCGTGGGGGACCCCATCATCGGCTATCGCGAGCAGCCGGGCCCCTCGGACTGCGACGACCAGGATGCGCGCTCGCAGAGCGGGTACTCGACCTGGCCCGACTCGGATGGGGACGGCTATGGGGCGGGGACGCTGCGGACCGTCTGCACCGGCAAGCCCGTGCCCACCGGCTATGCCTACCGGGACGGTGACTGCGACCCCTCGAATCCCATCCGCGCGCTGAAGCGCTACATCCCCTACCGGGATGTCGACCTCGACGGCATCACCGTGCCCGCCCCCTCGACGCTCTGCCTCGGCGACAATGAGCCCCTGCCACTGGGCTACTCGCTCGTGTCGACGGGTGAGGACTGCGACGACCGGGACTCGATGAAGCGCCTCATCCGGGACGTCTACGTCGACACGGATGGGGATGGCTTCGGAACGGGGACGCCCGAGAAGCAGTGCACCGGGCTCCTGCCCGTCCAGGGCAAGGCCTTCCAGGGCGAGGACTGCGCGGCCGACGACAGGACGCGCTGGCAGTGGCACTCGTATGGCTATCGGGACGCGGACGGAGATGGCGACACGGTGCCCGAGAGCGGCGTGTTGTGCGGCGGGGCATCGCGCCCCTCGGGATACGCCATCTCCCCCCAAGGGCTCGACTGCGATGACAAGAACCCCGCCGTCCGCCTGAGCTGGAAGGTCTACGTGGACGAGGATGGAGACGGCTTTGGCACGGGGGCCGTGGAGACGAAGTGCGCGGGTGTCTCGGTTCCCTCGGGCTACGCGACGACCTCCACGGACTGCGCGCCGTCGGATGCCTCGGCCTGGAAGGTGCTGACCTATGCCTATCGCGACGCGGATGGGGACACCTTCACCGTGCCCCAGACGGGACAGCTGTGCACGGGCAGCACGCTGCCGCGGGGGTACTTCATGGGCCCGATGAGCCCGGACTGCGACGACTCGAACGCGCAGCTGCACACCACGCTGACCTCCTGGGCCGACACGGATGGAGACGGCGTGGGCGCGGGAGAGGCCGCGCAGGTCTGCACGAACGGACAGGTGCAGCCCCCCTTGTCCGCCGTGGGGACGGACTGCGCGGCCAACGACGCGACGGCCTGGCAACAGCTCGCGTACGCCCACGTGGACCGGGACGCGGATGGGGCCACGGCGCCGGAGAAGGGCTCGGTCTGCACGGGCGCCACCCTGCCCGCGCCGTACTTCACCAAGGCCTCGGGCAATGACTGCGACGAAGCGGACCCAGCCCGCACGCGCTGGGTGGTGCTCTATCCGGACCACGATGGCGACGGCGTGGGCGCGGAGCCTCGACAGGTGACGTGCCTGGGCACCACCCTCCCCGCGGGCTGGTCGGTCTACGGCT
This window contains:
- the serA gene encoding phosphoglycerate dehydrogenase — translated: MSTARFPPSPTRPILNEGPFRALLLENIHPSAEEMLKAEGFQVERLSSALKPAELAERLKGVHLLGIRSKTTVPPESLVHAEDLLAIGAFCIGTNQVDLTAANTHGIPVFNAPFSNTRSVAEMVVAEVIVLTRQLFDRSREVHAGQWRKVATGSHEVRGKTLGIIGYGHIGSQLGVLAESLGMRVLYFDVMTKLPLGNSRAVATLDELLAQSDFVTLHVPALTSTHMMMGAEQLAKMKKGACLINASRGTVVDIAALAAALRSKHLGGAAVDVYPEEPEGNSDGFVTELQGIPNVVLTPHIGGSTEEAQASIGKEVATSLSKFFRTGATTGAVNFPMVEAPLIPGTHRILNVHRNIPGVLRDINRIVSDLNANIHAQVLSTDSNIGYLVMDLDQDVSRPVCDAIAGLTTDIKTRIVS
- a CDS encoding FAD-binding oxidoreductase, with amino-acid sequence MSSAPLPAAFLQALTEGFPVDFLTREPEELSEYGRDWTRVYAPAPSAVALPRTTDEVSRLLALCHQHGVAVVPSGGRTGLAGGAVASKGEVVLSFQRMAHLGPVDLLGNTVRVQAGAVTEAVHRHCAEHGLTWPVDFASKGSSTVGGNIATNAGGVKVIRYGLTRNWVLGLQVVTAEGRVLELNGALEKNNTGLDLRQLFIGSEGTLGVITEATLKLTQVPGKQDVFLFAVPDVAAVLRLFRDARQQTAFIISAYEFFTDRCLARVQRHRKLRSPFEAPSGCYVLLEAEAKDAAAVEAWLGSLFERGLVTDGTQAQGAAQASELWALREGISESLSATGLPHKNDISLPVAGLEAFCAELESVFEARYPGWEICLFGHIGDGNLHVNVMKPDAMDKAEFLAHTKQADPTMFELVRKHAGSISAEHGIGLLKKDYLGYSRTEEELALLRALKRTLDPRGVLNPGKILDP